One Neoarius graeffei isolate fNeoGra1 chromosome 19, fNeoGra1.pri, whole genome shotgun sequence genomic region harbors:
- the slc25a40 gene encoding probable mitochondrial glutathione transporter SLC25A40 isoform X3: MCSRLFEMTSQSFQGNKDSITPVQQMVASCSGALLTSLFVTPLDVIKIRLQAQTNPLVKGKCFVYCNGLMDHICMCENGNGKAWYKPRGHFNGTLDAFIKIVRMEGIKSLWSGLPPTLIMAVPATVIYFTSYEQLCAALRLRMGERADMAPPLAGASARVGAATLISPLELIRTKLQSEKQSYRQLSTVIRSAVRTEGWLALWRGLGPTLFRDVPFSAMYWYSYENGKAWLCRYNKTTEPTFSIAFISGAVSGSIASIVTLPFDVAKTRRQVELGELQARRLSPQASASTYNVMKRIVAESGVKGLFAGFMPRLIKVAPACAIMISSYEFGKAFFRKQNQESGRVLTLHNTST, encoded by the exons CAGGCTGTTTGAGATGACTTCTCAGAGTTTTCAGGGCAACAAGGACAGTATAACCCCAGTTCAGCAGATGGTGGCTTCTTGTTCTGGGGCTTTGCTCACGTCATTGTTTG TTACTCCTCTAGATGTCATAAAGATCAGACTCCAGGCACAGACCAATCCTTTAgtgaaag GTAAATGTTTTGTGTATTGCAATGGCCTGATGGATCATATATGCATGTGTGAAAATGGGAACGGGAAAGCCTGGTACAAACCTCGAGGTCATTTTAACGGCACGCTG GATGCCTTCATCAAGATTGTACGCATGGAAGGGATCAAGTCGCTGTGGAGTGGCCTCCCTCCAACACT AATTATGGCAGTTCCGGCGACAGTGATCTACTTCACCTCTTATGAACAGCTCTGTGCTGCTCTCAGGCTCCGAATGGGAGAAAGGGCAGACATGGCACCGCCGTTAGCTGGCGCATCAGCTAGAG tgggtGCCGCGACTCTGATCAGTCCGTTAGAGCTGATCCGCACTAAGCTGCAGTCAGAGAAGCAGTCGTACAGACAGCTGAGCACTGTGATCCGCTCGGCCGTACGCACTGAAGGCTGGCTCGCTCTCTGGAGGGGTCTCGGGCCTACGCTGTTCAGGGACGTACCGTTTTCag CTATGTACTGGTACAGCTATGAGAACGGTAAAGCCTGGCTGTGTCGCTACAACAAGACGACTGAGCCAACTTTCAGCATCGCCTTCATCTCAGGAGCGGTGTCCGGCTCT aTCGCATCAATCGTAACACTGCCGTTTGACGTGGCGAAGACCAGGAGGCAGGTGGAACTGGGTGAACTGCAGGCGAGGAGAT TGTCACCCCAAGCTTCAGCTTCAACCTATAATGTGATGAAAAGAATCGTGGCAGAGAGCGGCGTTAAAGGGCTATTTGCAG gtttcATGCCTCGGCTGATAAAAGTGGCTCCAGCTTGTGCTATAATGATAAGCAGTTATGAGTTTGGCAAGGCCTTCTTCCGCAAACAGAACCAAGAGAGCGGACGAGTTCTCACGCTACATAACACCAGCACCTAA
- the slc25a40 gene encoding probable mitochondrial glutathione transporter SLC25A40 isoform X1, with protein MKCTYFTAKTLILSRLFEMTSQSFQGNKDSITPVQQMVASCSGALLTSLFVTPLDVIKIRLQAQTNPLVKGKCFVYCNGLMDHICMCENGNGKAWYKPRGHFNGTLDAFIKIVRMEGIKSLWSGLPPTLIMAVPATVIYFTSYEQLCAALRLRMGERADMAPPLAGASARVGAATLISPLELIRTKLQSEKQSYRQLSTVIRSAVRTEGWLALWRGLGPTLFRDVPFSAMYWYSYENGKAWLCRYNKTTEPTFSIAFISGAVSGSIASIVTLPFDVAKTRRQVELGELQARRLSPQASASTYNVMKRIVAESGVKGLFAGFMPRLIKVAPACAIMISSYEFGKAFFRKQNQESGRVLTLHNTST; from the exons CAGGCTGTTTGAGATGACTTCTCAGAGTTTTCAGGGCAACAAGGACAGTATAACCCCAGTTCAGCAGATGGTGGCTTCTTGTTCTGGGGCTTTGCTCACGTCATTGTTTG TTACTCCTCTAGATGTCATAAAGATCAGACTCCAGGCACAGACCAATCCTTTAgtgaaag GTAAATGTTTTGTGTATTGCAATGGCCTGATGGATCATATATGCATGTGTGAAAATGGGAACGGGAAAGCCTGGTACAAACCTCGAGGTCATTTTAACGGCACGCTG GATGCCTTCATCAAGATTGTACGCATGGAAGGGATCAAGTCGCTGTGGAGTGGCCTCCCTCCAACACT AATTATGGCAGTTCCGGCGACAGTGATCTACTTCACCTCTTATGAACAGCTCTGTGCTGCTCTCAGGCTCCGAATGGGAGAAAGGGCAGACATGGCACCGCCGTTAGCTGGCGCATCAGCTAGAG tgggtGCCGCGACTCTGATCAGTCCGTTAGAGCTGATCCGCACTAAGCTGCAGTCAGAGAAGCAGTCGTACAGACAGCTGAGCACTGTGATCCGCTCGGCCGTACGCACTGAAGGCTGGCTCGCTCTCTGGAGGGGTCTCGGGCCTACGCTGTTCAGGGACGTACCGTTTTCag CTATGTACTGGTACAGCTATGAGAACGGTAAAGCCTGGCTGTGTCGCTACAACAAGACGACTGAGCCAACTTTCAGCATCGCCTTCATCTCAGGAGCGGTGTCCGGCTCT aTCGCATCAATCGTAACACTGCCGTTTGACGTGGCGAAGACCAGGAGGCAGGTGGAACTGGGTGAACTGCAGGCGAGGAGAT TGTCACCCCAAGCTTCAGCTTCAACCTATAATGTGATGAAAAGAATCGTGGCAGAGAGCGGCGTTAAAGGGCTATTTGCAG gtttcATGCCTCGGCTGATAAAAGTGGCTCCAGCTTGTGCTATAATGATAAGCAGTTATGAGTTTGGCAAGGCCTTCTTCCGCAAACAGAACCAAGAGAGCGGACGAGTTCTCACGCTACATAACACCAGCACCTAA
- the slc25a40 gene encoding probable mitochondrial glutathione transporter SLC25A40 isoform X2, producing the protein MKCTYFTAKTLILRLFEMTSQSFQGNKDSITPVQQMVASCSGALLTSLFVTPLDVIKIRLQAQTNPLVKGKCFVYCNGLMDHICMCENGNGKAWYKPRGHFNGTLDAFIKIVRMEGIKSLWSGLPPTLIMAVPATVIYFTSYEQLCAALRLRMGERADMAPPLAGASARVGAATLISPLELIRTKLQSEKQSYRQLSTVIRSAVRTEGWLALWRGLGPTLFRDVPFSAMYWYSYENGKAWLCRYNKTTEPTFSIAFISGAVSGSIASIVTLPFDVAKTRRQVELGELQARRLSPQASASTYNVMKRIVAESGVKGLFAGFMPRLIKVAPACAIMISSYEFGKAFFRKQNQESGRVLTLHNTST; encoded by the exons GCTGTTTGAGATGACTTCTCAGAGTTTTCAGGGCAACAAGGACAGTATAACCCCAGTTCAGCAGATGGTGGCTTCTTGTTCTGGGGCTTTGCTCACGTCATTGTTTG TTACTCCTCTAGATGTCATAAAGATCAGACTCCAGGCACAGACCAATCCTTTAgtgaaag GTAAATGTTTTGTGTATTGCAATGGCCTGATGGATCATATATGCATGTGTGAAAATGGGAACGGGAAAGCCTGGTACAAACCTCGAGGTCATTTTAACGGCACGCTG GATGCCTTCATCAAGATTGTACGCATGGAAGGGATCAAGTCGCTGTGGAGTGGCCTCCCTCCAACACT AATTATGGCAGTTCCGGCGACAGTGATCTACTTCACCTCTTATGAACAGCTCTGTGCTGCTCTCAGGCTCCGAATGGGAGAAAGGGCAGACATGGCACCGCCGTTAGCTGGCGCATCAGCTAGAG tgggtGCCGCGACTCTGATCAGTCCGTTAGAGCTGATCCGCACTAAGCTGCAGTCAGAGAAGCAGTCGTACAGACAGCTGAGCACTGTGATCCGCTCGGCCGTACGCACTGAAGGCTGGCTCGCTCTCTGGAGGGGTCTCGGGCCTACGCTGTTCAGGGACGTACCGTTTTCag CTATGTACTGGTACAGCTATGAGAACGGTAAAGCCTGGCTGTGTCGCTACAACAAGACGACTGAGCCAACTTTCAGCATCGCCTTCATCTCAGGAGCGGTGTCCGGCTCT aTCGCATCAATCGTAACACTGCCGTTTGACGTGGCGAAGACCAGGAGGCAGGTGGAACTGGGTGAACTGCAGGCGAGGAGAT TGTCACCCCAAGCTTCAGCTTCAACCTATAATGTGATGAAAAGAATCGTGGCAGAGAGCGGCGTTAAAGGGCTATTTGCAG gtttcATGCCTCGGCTGATAAAAGTGGCTCCAGCTTGTGCTATAATGATAAGCAGTTATGAGTTTGGCAAGGCCTTCTTCCGCAAACAGAACCAAGAGAGCGGACGAGTTCTCACGCTACATAACACCAGCACCTAA
- the slc25a40 gene encoding probable mitochondrial glutathione transporter SLC25A40 isoform X4, with protein sequence MTSQSFQGNKDSITPVQQMVASCSGALLTSLFVTPLDVIKIRLQAQTNPLVKGKCFVYCNGLMDHICMCENGNGKAWYKPRGHFNGTLDAFIKIVRMEGIKSLWSGLPPTLIMAVPATVIYFTSYEQLCAALRLRMGERADMAPPLAGASARVGAATLISPLELIRTKLQSEKQSYRQLSTVIRSAVRTEGWLALWRGLGPTLFRDVPFSAMYWYSYENGKAWLCRYNKTTEPTFSIAFISGAVSGSIASIVTLPFDVAKTRRQVELGELQARRLSPQASASTYNVMKRIVAESGVKGLFAGFMPRLIKVAPACAIMISSYEFGKAFFRKQNQESGRVLTLHNTST encoded by the exons ATGACTTCTCAGAGTTTTCAGGGCAACAAGGACAGTATAACCCCAGTTCAGCAGATGGTGGCTTCTTGTTCTGGGGCTTTGCTCACGTCATTGTTTG TTACTCCTCTAGATGTCATAAAGATCAGACTCCAGGCACAGACCAATCCTTTAgtgaaag GTAAATGTTTTGTGTATTGCAATGGCCTGATGGATCATATATGCATGTGTGAAAATGGGAACGGGAAAGCCTGGTACAAACCTCGAGGTCATTTTAACGGCACGCTG GATGCCTTCATCAAGATTGTACGCATGGAAGGGATCAAGTCGCTGTGGAGTGGCCTCCCTCCAACACT AATTATGGCAGTTCCGGCGACAGTGATCTACTTCACCTCTTATGAACAGCTCTGTGCTGCTCTCAGGCTCCGAATGGGAGAAAGGGCAGACATGGCACCGCCGTTAGCTGGCGCATCAGCTAGAG tgggtGCCGCGACTCTGATCAGTCCGTTAGAGCTGATCCGCACTAAGCTGCAGTCAGAGAAGCAGTCGTACAGACAGCTGAGCACTGTGATCCGCTCGGCCGTACGCACTGAAGGCTGGCTCGCTCTCTGGAGGGGTCTCGGGCCTACGCTGTTCAGGGACGTACCGTTTTCag CTATGTACTGGTACAGCTATGAGAACGGTAAAGCCTGGCTGTGTCGCTACAACAAGACGACTGAGCCAACTTTCAGCATCGCCTTCATCTCAGGAGCGGTGTCCGGCTCT aTCGCATCAATCGTAACACTGCCGTTTGACGTGGCGAAGACCAGGAGGCAGGTGGAACTGGGTGAACTGCAGGCGAGGAGAT TGTCACCCCAAGCTTCAGCTTCAACCTATAATGTGATGAAAAGAATCGTGGCAGAGAGCGGCGTTAAAGGGCTATTTGCAG gtttcATGCCTCGGCTGATAAAAGTGGCTCCAGCTTGTGCTATAATGATAAGCAGTTATGAGTTTGGCAAGGCCTTCTTCCGCAAACAGAACCAAGAGAGCGGACGAGTTCTCACGCTACATAACACCAGCACCTAA